Proteins encoded together in one Mycobacterium simiae window:
- a CDS encoding SDR family NAD(P)-dependent oxidoreductase, with product MQGFAGKVAVVTGAGSGIGQALAVELARSGASVAISDVNTEGLAQTEERLKAIGAPVKADRLDVAEREAFLAYAEAVNEHFGKVNQIYNNAGIAYTGDIEVSHFKDIERVMDVDFWGVVNGTKAFLPHLIASGDGHVINVSSVFGLFAVPSQAAYNAAKFAVRGFTEALRQEMQVARHPVKVTTVHPGGIKTAIARNATAAEGIDAAELAKTFDKRMASTTPERAAQVILDGVRKNKARVLVGTDAKVLDALVRLTGPGYQRLFSPVTHRVAAPKKR from the coding sequence ATGCAGGGATTCGCCGGCAAAGTCGCCGTGGTGACCGGCGCAGGTTCGGGCATCGGCCAGGCGCTGGCCGTCGAGCTGGCCCGCTCCGGTGCCAGCGTGGCTATCAGCGACGTCAACACCGAGGGACTGGCGCAAACCGAGGAACGACTGAAGGCCATCGGGGCGCCGGTGAAGGCCGATCGACTCGACGTGGCCGAGCGGGAGGCTTTCCTGGCCTACGCCGAGGCGGTCAACGAGCACTTCGGCAAGGTCAACCAGATCTACAACAACGCGGGTATCGCCTACACCGGTGACATCGAGGTCAGCCACTTCAAGGACATCGAGCGGGTCATGGACGTCGATTTCTGGGGCGTCGTCAACGGCACCAAGGCCTTCCTTCCGCACCTGATCGCCTCCGGCGACGGCCATGTGATCAACGTCTCGAGCGTGTTCGGGTTGTTTGCGGTGCCGAGCCAGGCCGCCTACAACGCGGCGAAATTCGCCGTCCGCGGCTTCACCGAAGCGCTACGCCAAGAGATGCAGGTGGCCCGTCACCCGGTGAAGGTCACCACGGTCCACCCGGGCGGCATCAAGACCGCAATCGCGCGCAACGCCACCGCCGCCGAGGGAATCGACGCCGCCGAACTGGCCAAGACGTTTGACAAGCGGATGGCGAGCACCACGCCCGAGCGGGCCGCCCAAGTCATCCTGGATGGGGTCCGCAAGAACAAGGCCCGGGTGCTGGTCGGCACCGACGCCAAAGTACTGGACGCGCTGGTGCGGCTGACCGGCCCGGGCTATCAGCGGCTGTTCAGCCCGGTCACCCACCGGGTCGCCGCACCGAAAAAGCGGTAG
- a CDS encoding SDR family NAD(P)-dependent oxidoreductase, which produces MDKFAGKVAVVTGAGSGIGQALALALARSGASVAISDVNIDGLAQTEEQLKAIGAPVKTDRLDVTEREAFLAYADAVNEHFGKVNQIYNNAGLTHIGTIEYSRFKDIEQVMDVDFWGVVNGTKAFLPHLIASGDGHVINISSVLGLMSLPGQPGYVAAKFAVRGFTEALRQEMQVAGYPVGVTVVHPGGIKTSFGTNAEIAEGMGLTQEEILENFDQQVAKTTAEQAARAILAAVGKNKPRVLIGTDARSADLMVRVFGGRYGELLFGGPSLLGRLALRVRLLLARKR; this is translated from the coding sequence ATGGACAAGTTCGCCGGTAAGGTCGCCGTGGTCACCGGAGCGGGCTCGGGTATCGGCCAGGCGCTGGCCCTCGCGCTTGCCCGCTCGGGCGCCAGCGTGGCTATCAGCGACGTCAACATCGACGGATTGGCGCAAACCGAGGAACAGCTGAAGGCCATCGGCGCACCGGTGAAGACCGATCGACTCGACGTCACCGAGCGGGAGGCCTTCCTGGCCTATGCCGACGCGGTCAACGAGCACTTCGGCAAGGTCAACCAGATCTACAACAATGCGGGACTCACGCATATCGGCACCATCGAGTACAGCCGCTTCAAGGACATCGAGCAGGTGATGGACGTCGACTTCTGGGGCGTCGTCAACGGCACCAAGGCCTTCCTCCCCCACCTGATCGCCTCCGGCGACGGCCACGTCATCAACATTTCCAGCGTGCTCGGCCTGATGTCGCTGCCCGGTCAGCCGGGTTACGTCGCCGCGAAGTTCGCCGTCCGCGGCTTCACCGAGGCGCTGCGCCAGGAGATGCAGGTGGCCGGGTATCCGGTCGGAGTAACCGTGGTGCACCCGGGCGGCATCAAGACCTCGTTCGGCACCAACGCCGAGATCGCCGAGGGCATGGGGCTCACCCAGGAAGAGATACTCGAGAACTTCGACCAGCAGGTCGCCAAGACCACCGCCGAGCAAGCCGCCCGCGCCATCCTGGCTGCCGTCGGCAAGAACAAGCCCCGGGTGCTGATCGGTACGGACGCGAGATCTGCCGACCTCATGGTGCGGGTGTTCGGCGGGCGATACGGCGAACTGCTGTTCGGCGGACCGTCGTTGCTGGGCCGGTTGGCACTGCGCGTGCGTTTGCTGCTCGCCCGTAAGCGCTGA